A section of the Streptomyces sp. V3I8 genome encodes:
- a CDS encoding NADP-dependent isocitrate dehydrogenase, translating into MTDSTIIYTHTDEAPALATYSFLPVVQAYASQAGVTVETRDISLAGRIIALFPEYLEEGQRIPDALAELGELAKTPGANIIKLPNISASIPQLKAAVAELQSQGYALPAYPDDPKTDEERDIRARYDKVKGSAVNPVLREGNSDRRAPASVKNYAKAHPHRMGAWTAESRTNVATMGVDDFRSTEKSTVISEAGSLRIELTGDDGSTTVLRESVPVLAGEVVDASVMHVAALREFLTAQIAKAKADGVLFSVHLKATMMKVSDPIIFGHVVRAFFPKTFAQYGETLASAGLTPNDGLGGIYKGLESLPEGAAIKASFDAELAEGPQLAMVDSDKGITNLHVPSDVIVDASMPAMIRTSGHMWGPDGQEADTLAVLPDSSYSGVYQVVLDDCRANGAFDPATMGTVPNVGLMAQKAEEYGSHDKTFEVPTTGTVRLVDQAGNVVLQQAVSAGDIFRACQTKDAPIRDWVKLAVTRARATGDPAVFWLDETRAHDAQLIEKVKAYLPEHDTEGLDIKILSPVEATKFSVERVRRGENAISVTGNVLRDYLTDLFPILELGTSAKMLSIVPLMNGGGLFETGAGGSAPKHVQQLVKENYLRWDSLGEFLALASSFEHLAQTTDNARAQVLADTLDRATATFLENDKSPSRRLGGIDNRGSHFYLALYWAQELAAQTDDAELAKVIAPLAGTLTAQEETIIAELNAVQGSPAEIGGYYQPDPAKAAAVMRPSATLNAALATIA; encoded by the coding sequence GTGACTGACTCGACCATCATCTATACGCACACTGACGAGGCCCCGGCCCTGGCGACCTATTCGTTCTTGCCGGTGGTCCAGGCGTACGCGTCGCAGGCCGGTGTCACTGTGGAAACCCGTGACATCTCGCTGGCCGGACGCATCATCGCCCTCTTCCCCGAGTACCTGGAGGAGGGGCAGCGCATCCCCGACGCGCTCGCCGAGCTGGGCGAGCTGGCCAAGACGCCCGGCGCCAACATCATCAAGCTGCCGAACATCTCGGCCTCGATCCCGCAGCTGAAGGCCGCGGTCGCCGAGCTGCAGTCGCAGGGCTACGCACTGCCGGCCTACCCGGACGACCCGAAGACCGACGAGGAGCGCGACATCCGCGCCCGCTACGACAAGGTCAAGGGCAGCGCCGTGAACCCGGTGCTGCGCGAGGGCAACTCCGACCGCCGCGCCCCCGCCTCGGTCAAGAACTACGCCAAGGCCCACCCGCACCGCATGGGCGCCTGGACCGCGGAGTCGAGGACGAACGTCGCGACCATGGGCGTCGACGACTTCCGGTCCACCGAGAAGTCCACGGTGATCTCCGAGGCCGGCTCCCTGCGCATCGAGCTGACCGGCGACGACGGCTCGACCACCGTGCTGCGTGAGTCCGTACCCGTCCTCGCGGGCGAGGTCGTCGACGCCTCCGTCATGCACGTCGCCGCGCTGCGCGAGTTCCTCACGGCGCAGATCGCCAAGGCCAAGGCCGACGGTGTGCTGTTCTCCGTGCACCTCAAGGCCACGATGATGAAGGTCTCCGACCCGATCATCTTCGGCCACGTGGTGCGCGCCTTCTTCCCGAAGACGTTCGCGCAGTACGGCGAGACCCTCGCGAGCGCCGGTCTGACCCCCAACGACGGCCTCGGCGGCATCTACAAGGGCCTCGAGTCCCTGCCGGAGGGCGCCGCGATCAAGGCGTCCTTCGACGCCGAGCTCGCCGAGGGCCCGCAGCTGGCGATGGTCGACTCCGACAAGGGCATCACCAACCTGCACGTCCCGTCCGACGTCATCGTCGACGCGTCCATGCCCGCGATGATCCGCACCTCCGGTCACATGTGGGGCCCGGACGGCCAGGAGGCCGACACCCTCGCGGTCCTCCCGGACAGCAGCTACTCCGGCGTCTACCAGGTCGTCCTCGACGACTGCCGCGCCAACGGCGCCTTCGACCCGGCGACCATGGGCACGGTCCCGAACGTCGGTCTGATGGCGCAGAAGGCCGAGGAGTACGGCAGCCACGACAAGACCTTCGAGGTCCCCACCACCGGCACGGTCCGCCTCGTCGACCAGGCCGGGAACGTCGTGCTCCAGCAGGCGGTCTCCGCCGGTGACATCTTCCGCGCCTGCCAGACCAAGGACGCCCCGATCAGGGACTGGGTCAAGCTGGCCGTCACCCGCGCCCGCGCCACCGGCGACCCGGCCGTGTTCTGGCTGGACGAGACCCGCGCCCACGACGCGCAGCTCATCGAGAAGGTCAAGGCGTACCTGCCGGAGCACGACACCGAGGGCCTGGACATCAAGATCCTGTCCCCGGTGGAGGCGACCAAGTTCTCCGTGGAGCGCGTGCGCCGCGGCGAGAACGCGATCTCGGTCACCGGCAACGTCCTGCGCGACTACCTGACCGACCTGTTCCCGATCCTGGAGCTGGGCACCAGCGCCAAGATGCTCTCGATCGTCCCGCTGATGAACGGCGGCGGCCTCTTCGAGACGGGCGCCGGCGGCTCCGCCCCGAAGCACGTGCAGCAGCTGGTCAAGGAGAACTACCTGCGCTGGGACAGCCTGGGCGAGTTCCTCGCGCTGGCCTCCAGCTTCGAGCACCTCGCGCAGACCACGGACAACGCGCGCGCCCAGGTCCTCGCCGACACGCTCGACCGCGCGACGGCCACGTTCCTGGAGAACGACAAGTCGCCGAGCCGCCGCCTCGGCGGCATCGACAACCGCGGCAGCCACTTCTACCTCGCCCTGTACTGGGCGCAGGAGCTGGCGGCGCAGACCGACGACGCCGAGCTCGCCAAGGTGATCGCGCCGCTCGCCGGGACGCTCACCGCGCAGGAGGAGACGATCATCGCCGAGCTGAACGCGGTACAGGGTTCTCCGGCGGAGATCGGCGGCTACTACCAGCCCGATCCGGCGAAGGCCGCTGCCGTCATGCGGCCGTCCGCGACGCTCAACGCGGCGCTCGCCACCATCGCCTGA
- a CDS encoding MarR family winged helix-turn-helix transcriptional regulator: MAAEKAAPRLEDQWRDILSVHARTMCEIDRALHPHGLGASDFEVLDMLASNTSAAAPDADSGTGTGTDTGSPELCRVQNIADRIHLSQSALSRLIGRLEKEGLVERSVCQEDRRGVWVALTEKGRDLHTRVRPLQRAALARMLTDAG; this comes from the coding sequence ATGGCAGCAGAGAAGGCCGCTCCCCGGCTCGAGGACCAGTGGCGGGACATCCTGTCGGTGCACGCCCGCACGATGTGCGAGATCGACCGCGCACTGCATCCGCACGGCCTGGGCGCCAGTGACTTCGAGGTGCTCGACATGCTCGCGTCGAACACCTCGGCCGCGGCCCCGGACGCGGACTCCGGCACCGGCACCGGTACGGACACCGGCTCGCCGGAGCTGTGCCGGGTGCAGAACATCGCGGATCGCATCCACCTGAGCCAGAGCGCCCTCTCCCGGCTGATCGGCCGGCTGGAGAAGGAGGGCCTCGTGGAGCGGAGCGTCTGCCAGGAGGACCGCCGCGGGGTCTGGGTGGCCCTCACCGAGAAGGGCCGTGACCTGCACACCCGGGTACGCCCGCTCCAGCGCGCCGCCCTCGCGCGCATGCTGACCGACGCCGGCTGA
- a CDS encoding subtype B tannase, translating into MTRTHLLRGMAFASSLVLTAVAVPASVAATASGAAPSLSRGRAADPQDAALDFDSAAYTTITVTVDGRPMDVRWYKEICYAAEPVAAAAQQPGGPGGGSTTIPNTACGYQSMNVFVPESAFDDQRAPVYFAVNNSGWKASYIRASVTAGTSYNSSTSNVGAALKAGYVFADVANRSRGLVGANGTAAGKAPAAVVDAKAAVRYLRLNDAAMPGSAERIVINGTSGGGALVSILGASGNSAEYAPYLAAIGAAGIDAKGRSTLRDDVFAVNAYCPITNLGNADAAYEWLYNVLDTRNRTGSNPSPQDATAIAARFAAYEKSLGLRNPDGTPLTAATMLDTVKKEVVRSAETYLKADPAHTIPPLGGTFEITSGGPGAPPTTRTYVNDWIDVDDATGTVRSVDMAKYLVFVATQATLKTTPAFDAVGVDGNTTSGTETDLFGPPTQKYMNYTEYSWNHNDVAGDGSGLDDTGLTWKQYTAKKTTTVDDQVHLIDPMDFVGTGADTAPNWYVRHGTRDRDTAFSVSVNLDRALAADKQVKDLDYRLAWNQPHAGNYDVPEAMTWIARVVRRAGDPLAPGSRLPAPGSRGENGPVVVTGAHPATGTRA; encoded by the coding sequence GTGACCCGCACACACCTCCTGCGGGGGATGGCCTTCGCGAGTTCCCTCGTCCTCACGGCCGTCGCGGTGCCGGCCTCCGTCGCGGCCACCGCGTCCGGCGCGGCCCCCTCGCTGAGCCGTGGCCGGGCCGCGGACCCCCAGGACGCCGCGCTGGACTTCGACTCCGCCGCCTACACGACGATCACCGTCACCGTGGACGGGCGGCCGATGGACGTCCGCTGGTACAAGGAGATCTGCTACGCAGCCGAGCCCGTCGCCGCGGCGGCGCAGCAGCCCGGCGGTCCCGGCGGCGGCAGCACCACGATCCCCAATACCGCCTGCGGCTACCAGAGCATGAATGTGTTCGTGCCCGAGAGCGCCTTCGACGACCAGCGGGCACCGGTCTACTTCGCGGTGAACAACAGCGGCTGGAAGGCCAGTTACATACGGGCGAGCGTCACCGCCGGCACCTCCTACAACAGCTCGACCAGCAACGTCGGCGCCGCGCTGAAGGCGGGGTACGTCTTCGCCGACGTGGCCAACCGCAGCCGCGGACTGGTCGGCGCCAACGGGACGGCCGCCGGCAAGGCCCCCGCCGCGGTGGTCGACGCCAAGGCCGCCGTGCGCTACCTGCGCCTCAACGACGCGGCCATGCCCGGCAGTGCGGAGCGGATCGTCATCAACGGCACCAGCGGCGGCGGCGCGCTGGTGTCGATTCTGGGCGCCTCCGGCAACAGCGCCGAATACGCCCCCTACCTCGCCGCGATCGGCGCCGCCGGCATCGACGCCAAGGGACGCAGCACCCTGCGCGACGACGTCTTCGCCGTCAACGCGTACTGCCCGATCACCAACCTCGGCAACGCGGATGCGGCCTACGAGTGGCTGTACAACGTCCTCGACACCCGTAACCGCACCGGCTCGAATCCCTCGCCCCAGGACGCCACCGCGATCGCGGCACGGTTCGCGGCCTACGAGAAGAGCCTCGGACTGCGCAACCCCGACGGCACGCCGCTCACCGCCGCCACCATGCTCGACACCGTCAAGAAGGAGGTCGTCCGCTCCGCCGAGACCTACCTGAAGGCCGACCCCGCCCACACGATCCCGCCGCTGGGCGGCACCTTCGAGATCACCTCCGGCGGCCCCGGCGCACCGCCCACCACCAGGACGTACGTCAACGACTGGATCGACGTCGACGACGCCACCGGCACGGTGCGCTCCGTCGACATGGCGAAGTACCTCGTCTTCGTCGCCACCCAGGCCACGCTCAAGACGACCCCCGCCTTCGACGCCGTGGGCGTCGACGGGAACACCACCAGCGGCACCGAGACCGACCTCTTCGGCCCGCCCACCCAGAAGTACATGAACTACACCGAGTACAGCTGGAACCACAACGACGTCGCCGGTGACGGCAGCGGCCTCGACGACACCGGACTGACCTGGAAGCAGTACACCGCCAAAAAGACCACCACCGTCGACGACCAGGTCCACCTGATCGACCCGATGGACTTCGTCGGCACCGGCGCCGACACCGCACCGAACTGGTACGTCCGCCACGGCACCCGGGACCGGGACACCGCGTTCAGCGTCTCGGTCAACCTCGACCGGGCGCTCGCCGCCGACAAGCAGGTCAAGGACCTCGACTACCGACTCGCCTGGAACCAGCCGCACGCCGGCAACTACGACGTGCCCGAGGCGATGACCTGGATCGCCCGCGTCGTCCGCAGGGCCGGCGACCCGCTCGCTCCCGGCTCCCGGCTCCCGGCTCCCGGCTCCCGGGGTGAAAACGGACCAGTAGTGGTGACCGGCGCCCACCCGGCGACGGGGACCCGGGCCTAG
- a CDS encoding SseB family protein gives MENPSNDIAAVEAQRALSALAANAEDGAALDTLAGSDVLVPVPDDAADESVADPTVVALPVLEQPGEEPLVPVFTSEMTMAELLPSVSRYRLVPLGALAAQWPASDLSLTIDASTPHGLTLDSQGVRTLLARPLA, from the coding sequence ATGGAGAACCCCTCGAACGACATCGCCGCGGTGGAGGCCCAGCGCGCACTGAGCGCCCTGGCCGCGAATGCCGAGGACGGCGCCGCGCTGGACACGCTGGCCGGCAGCGACGTGCTGGTCCCGGTGCCCGACGACGCCGCCGACGAGTCCGTCGCGGACCCCACGGTCGTGGCGCTGCCCGTCCTCGAACAGCCGGGGGAGGAGCCCCTGGTCCCGGTGTTCACCTCGGAGATGACCATGGCCGAGCTGCTGCCGTCCGTGTCGCGCTACCGTCTCGTACCGCTCGGGGCGCTCGCCGCGCAGTGGCCCGCCAGCGACCTCTCCCTGACCATCGACGCCAGCACGCCGCACGGCCTGACGCTCGACTCCCAGGGCGTACGCACCCTGCTGGCGCGACCCCTGGCCTAG
- a CDS encoding alpha-L-fucosidase, with protein sequence MPMQPWFPGAKLGIFIHYGVYAVGGAAESWSFYTGEMTHGQYMEQLGGFTASRYDPDAWAELFARVGARYAVLTTRHHDGVALWDTGHRNLDVVRDTPAGRDLVTGFVEALRARDLKVGLYYSHSDWNHPDYASERHPGPYAVPLNGYTQAEPGKEDPAAWARYLAYRDGQVGELVERFRPDVLWFDGEWERTQEQWRTDQLAGLVLAGNPATILNGRMPGHGDYATPEQGTPLRAPDGPWELCLTINDSWSHRPQDRAFKSVRQLVRYFTETIGMGGNLLLAAAPREDGTIPEEQTARMEGLGAWIGRHSEAVYDTVAGLPAGHHYGPSTLSADRRTLYLVCFDAPRDSVSVRGLRNRVRRVTVLGTGTALGHHVTGGLDTVPGVTWIDAPPADDLDEQATVLAVELEGELDLYTGSGRL encoded by the coding sequence ATGCCGATGCAACCCTGGTTTCCCGGTGCCAAGCTGGGCATCTTCATCCACTACGGCGTCTACGCGGTGGGCGGTGCCGCCGAGTCCTGGTCCTTCTACACGGGCGAGATGACGCACGGGCAGTACATGGAACAGCTCGGCGGCTTCACCGCGTCACGGTACGACCCGGACGCCTGGGCCGAGCTGTTCGCCCGCGTCGGCGCGCGGTACGCGGTCCTCACCACCCGGCACCACGACGGCGTCGCCCTGTGGGATACCGGCCACCGCAATCTGGACGTGGTCCGGGACACCCCCGCCGGCCGTGACCTCGTCACCGGATTCGTCGAGGCGCTGCGCGCCCGTGATCTCAAGGTCGGCCTCTACTACTCGCACTCCGACTGGAACCACCCGGACTACGCGAGCGAGCGGCACCCCGGCCCGTACGCCGTGCCGCTCAACGGGTACACGCAGGCCGAGCCCGGCAAAGAGGACCCGGCGGCCTGGGCGCGCTATCTCGCCTACCGCGACGGCCAGGTCGGTGAACTCGTCGAGCGCTTCCGTCCCGACGTCCTGTGGTTCGACGGCGAGTGGGAGCGCACGCAGGAGCAGTGGCGGACGGACCAGCTCGCCGGTCTGGTCCTCGCGGGCAACCCGGCCACGATCCTCAACGGCCGCATGCCGGGCCACGGCGACTACGCCACACCCGAACAGGGCACTCCGCTGCGGGCTCCGGACGGCCCGTGGGAACTGTGCCTCACGATCAACGACTCCTGGAGCCACCGGCCGCAGGACCGCGCCTTCAAGTCGGTGCGGCAGCTGGTGCGGTACTTCACCGAGACGATCGGTATGGGTGGCAACCTGCTGCTGGCCGCCGCCCCGCGCGAGGACGGGACGATCCCCGAGGAGCAGACCGCCCGCATGGAGGGCCTGGGCGCCTGGATCGGCCGGCACAGCGAGGCGGTGTACGACACGGTCGCCGGGCTGCCCGCCGGGCACCACTACGGGCCCAGCACCCTGTCCGCCGACCGGCGCACGCTCTACCTGGTGTGCTTCGACGCCCCGCGCGACAGCGTCTCGGTACGGGGTCTGCGCAACCGGGTCCGGCGCGTCACCGTCCTCGGCACGGGGACCGCACTCGGGCACCACGTGACCGGCGGCCTCGACACGGTGCCCGGGGTGACCTGGATCGATGCTCCCCCGGCGGACGACCTGGACGAACAGGCGACCGTCCTGGCCGTCGAGCTGGAAGGGGAGCTGGACCTCTACACGGGCTCCGGCCGCCTCTGA
- a CDS encoding AraC family transcriptional regulator, translated as MIVDDVRQATTGRYETRCVEESHDVIAEHYYDLRLDVPGRTEDFLTELSVAGLGALTVGGISFGTEVTIDFAQPHVYHVTVPLTGRFRCREGHGTTTYAAPGRAVFLRPEHGVRVDDWSADCRALSVKVDMPAVHERLEVLLGRSVRRPPHFEPYFDLSGGAGRSWFNLALWCLPEKDGPDGLLHRSLIRASIEQTLLEGLLLASGHSYRDALEAPVPAVRPATVRRVMEAVEERPAEHYDAARLAALSQVGVRALQEAFRKHVGMSPTAYVTEVRLRRVYEELRASGPTAVTVTEVAYRWGFAHLGRFAQRYRTRFGESPGQTLRSG; from the coding sequence GTGATCGTGGACGATGTGCGGCAGGCCACTACCGGCAGGTACGAGACGCGGTGCGTGGAGGAGTCGCACGACGTCATCGCGGAGCACTACTACGACCTGCGGCTGGACGTACCGGGCCGGACCGAGGACTTCCTCACCGAGCTCAGCGTGGCCGGACTCGGCGCGCTGACCGTCGGCGGGATCAGTTTCGGCACCGAGGTGACGATCGACTTCGCGCAGCCTCACGTCTACCACGTGACCGTGCCGCTCACCGGCCGCTTCCGCTGCCGGGAGGGGCACGGGACGACGACGTACGCCGCGCCCGGACGCGCCGTGTTCCTGCGGCCGGAACACGGGGTGCGGGTGGACGACTGGTCGGCCGACTGCCGTGCCCTGAGCGTCAAGGTCGACATGCCGGCCGTGCACGAGCGGCTGGAGGTCCTGCTCGGCAGGTCCGTGCGGCGGCCGCCGCATTTCGAGCCGTACTTCGACCTCTCCGGCGGGGCCGGGCGCAGCTGGTTCAACCTCGCCCTGTGGTGCCTGCCGGAGAAGGACGGCCCGGACGGACTGCTGCACCGCTCCCTCATCCGGGCGAGCATCGAGCAGACGCTGCTGGAGGGACTGCTGCTCGCGTCCGGCCACTCCTACCGCGACGCCCTGGAGGCACCCGTTCCGGCGGTGCGGCCCGCGACGGTCAGGCGGGTCATGGAGGCCGTGGAGGAGCGGCCGGCCGAGCACTACGACGCGGCGCGGCTGGCGGCCCTGTCCCAGGTCGGGGTGCGGGCCCTCCAGGAGGCGTTCCGCAAACACGTGGGCATGTCCCCCACGGCGTACGTCACCGAGGTCCGGCTGCGGCGGGTGTACGAGGAGCTGCGCGCCTCCGGGCCCACGGCGGTCACGGTCACGGAGGTGGCGTACAGGTGGGGGTTCGCGCACCTCGGGCGCTTCGCGCAGCGCTACCGGACGCGGTTCGGCGAGTCGCCCGGACAGACGCTGCGGTCGGGGTGA